A single genomic interval of Lynx canadensis isolate LIC74 chromosome A2, mLynCan4.pri.v2, whole genome shotgun sequence harbors:
- the GNA15 gene encoding guanine nucleotide-binding protein subunit alpha-15 isoform X2: protein MRIIHGAGYSEEERKGFRPLIYQNIFVSMQAMIEAMGWLQIPFSRPESRHHASLVMSQDPYKVTTFEKRCAVAMQWLWRDAGIRACYERRREFHLLDSAVYYLSHLERITEEDYIPTAQDVLRSRMPTTGINEYCFSVQKTNLRIVDVGGQRSERKKWIHCFENVIALIYLASLSEYDQCLEENNQENRMKESLALFGTILELPWFKSTSVILFLNKTDILEEKISTSHLATYFPSFQGPKQDVEAAKKFILDMYTRMYSSCVDSADGGRKGPRSRRLFSHYTCATDTQNIRKVFKDVRDSVLARYLDEINLL from the exons ATGCGCATCATCCACGGGGCGGGCTACTCGGAGGAGGAGCGCAAGGGCTTCCGGCCCCTCATCTACCAGAACATCTTCGTGTCCATGCAGGCCATGATCGAGGCCATGGGCTGGCTGCAGATTCCGTTCAGCAGGCCCGAGAGCAGG caccaCGCCAGTCTGGTCATGAGCCAGGACCCCTACAAAGTGACCACTTTTGAGAAGCGCTGCGCCGTGGCCATGCAGTGGCTGTGGAGGGACGCCGGCATCCGGGCCTGTTATGAGCGTCGCCGGGAGTTTCACCTGCTGGACTCGGCCGTGTA CTACCTGTCCCACCTGGAGCGCATCACTGAGGAGGACTACATCCCCACGGCACAGGACGTGCTCCGGAGCCGCATGCCCACCACCGGCATCAATGAGTACTGCTTCTCCGTGCAGAAGACCAACCTGCG GATCGTGGACGTCGGGGGCCAGAGGTCGGAACGGAAGAAGTGGATCCACTGCTTTGAGAACGTGATCGCCCTCATCTACCTGGCCTCGCTCAGCGAGTACGACCAGTGCCTGGAGGAGAACAACCAAGAG AACCGGATGAAGGAGAGCCTGGCCCTGTTCGGCACTATCCTGGAACTGCCCTGGTTCAAAAGCACGTCCGTCATCCTCTTCCTCAACAAAACTGACATCCTAGAGGAGAAGATCTCCACCTCCCACTTGGCTACCTACTTCCCCAGTTTCCAGG gcccgaAGCAGGACGTGGAGGCAGCCAAGAAGTTCATCCTGGACATGTACACTAGAATGTACTCCAGCTGCGTGGACAGCGCCGACGGGGGCAGGAAGGGTCCGCGCTCCCGGCGACTCTTCAGCCACTACACGTGCGCCACGGACACGCAGAACATCCGCAAGGTCTTCAAGGACGTGCGGGACTCGGTCCTGGCCCGCTACCTGGACGAGATCAACCTGCTGTGA